A single window of Haloferax marinisediminis DNA harbors:
- a CDS encoding Gfo/Idh/MocA family protein codes for MTLNAAVVGAGVVSGTHLSALERNPRTNLVAICDIDEGRATDVATKHDIKAYTDIDEMLEAEDLDWVHICTSVQTHVSLAKKVIDKGIPVMIEKPITTTLDEFLELQEYAEERGVRFSEVHQHAFDPAMRVVTERMKRGDLGRIRSVEVIFTGLTPPDLEQRGSWTMELDGGEFEEGLPHPLYLALTAGGYPESEDAISAITSLANDYEHDFTYDNASVQYRTNGGCLVSVKMISGAIPQRLVVVHGEKRSLMADLVSQTVMKVAHDPTSTSLSKVRYNVERSADLIGGVVGNASTVLKTKYDDGWENLKQTNPHYYQIDLESRAIASGRPMPVPIEESMWTMVLLEAVREAARQN; via the coding sequence ATGACACTAAACGCAGCAGTCGTCGGTGCAGGTGTTGTCTCCGGTACTCATCTATCTGCACTCGAACGAAATCCCCGCACGAATCTCGTCGCCATCTGTGACATCGACGAGGGACGGGCGACCGACGTCGCCACCAAACACGACATCAAGGCCTACACCGACATCGACGAGATGCTCGAAGCAGAGGACCTCGACTGGGTCCACATCTGCACGTCGGTCCAGACCCACGTCTCGTTGGCGAAGAAGGTCATCGACAAGGGCATCCCGGTGATGATCGAGAAACCAATCACCACGACGCTCGACGAGTTCCTCGAACTCCAAGAGTACGCCGAGGAACGCGGCGTTCGGTTCTCTGAAGTCCACCAACACGCGTTCGACCCCGCGATGCGCGTCGTCACCGAACGGATGAAGCGCGGCGACCTCGGACGAATCCGGAGCGTCGAAGTCATCTTCACCGGCCTCACCCCGCCGGACCTCGAACAACGCGGGTCGTGGACCATGGAACTCGATGGCGGCGAGTTCGAAGAGGGCTTACCCCACCCCCTGTATCTCGCACTGACTGCAGGTGGCTACCCAGAGAGCGAAGACGCCATCTCCGCGATTACCAGCCTCGCAAACGACTACGAACACGACTTCACCTACGACAACGCCTCCGTACAGTACCGGACGAACGGCGGCTGTCTCGTGAGCGTGAAGATGATCTCCGGCGCGATTCCCCAGCGCCTCGTCGTCGTCCACGGTGAGAAGCGGTCGTTGATGGCCGACCTCGTCTCCCAGACCGTGATGAAAGTCGCTCACGACCCGACGAGTACCTCGCTGTCGAAGGTTCGCTACAACGTCGAACGCTCCGCAGACCTCATCGGTGGTGTGGTTGGAAACGCCAGTACCGTCCTCAAGACGAAGTACGACGATGGCTGGGAGAACCTCAAGCAGACGAACCCCCACTACTACCAAATCGACCTCGAGTCACGGGCAATCGCCTCTGGTCGCCCGATGCCCGTCCCCATCGAAGAGTCGATGTGGACGATGGTCCTCCTCGAAGCAGTTCGTGAAGCTGCACGACAGAACTGA
- a CDS encoding alkaline phosphatase family protein, which translates to MKTLLVGLDSACLPVLQPLFDDGELPTLHSIFTSGVHGSLESQIPPWTASAWPSAYTGMNPGKHGVFDFLSFDGYGWSVVNGSHLRERTLWELLDYHGFSSVVVNAPVTHPSRPFDGALLPGYTAPENPRGYPDGIVADVRNAIGDYRVYPREPSPSDNAPSDRYCELIRMRGEAFMYLVDRFNPDFGFIQFQQTDTVFHERPGDLDSVRDIYAEVDRQLEAILDAYHPENVLVMSDHGMGEYTGYEFRVNEFLRRHGFVKTMNGGQGMPTWATVRDSKLVAGIEAETVEESLPAKAMQLVARTGLTSQRIGAVLGRLGLEEFVTSRISSDIISAGTQQVDFKRSLAYMRSRTELGVRINLVGREPHGVVAPSEYESIREEIIDLLRNATDPDGNPVFDEVSPREMHFYGPREEDAVDIVLIPRDFDQFLSAMLAEDVFGEPTEPWNHKLFGIVAAIGADIDTDASLDGAHLFDIAPTVLATFGVEADEQMDGSVLPIVDAVGTRSYPAFDPAEVSTTTDSQVEERLANLGYLE; encoded by the coding sequence ATGAAAACGCTGCTCGTTGGACTCGACTCAGCGTGTCTCCCGGTACTACAACCACTCTTCGACGACGGAGAGCTACCGACGCTCCACTCGATATTCACGTCGGGAGTCCACGGCTCACTCGAATCACAGATACCCCCGTGGACGGCCAGTGCGTGGCCTTCGGCGTACACTGGAATGAACCCCGGTAAGCACGGTGTCTTCGATTTCCTTTCGTTCGACGGGTATGGGTGGTCTGTCGTCAACGGGAGTCATCTCCGAGAACGAACCCTCTGGGAGCTGTTAGACTACCACGGCTTTTCGAGCGTCGTCGTCAACGCACCAGTAACACATCCATCGCGTCCGTTCGACGGTGCTCTGCTCCCCGGATACACTGCTCCGGAGAACCCACGTGGCTACCCAGACGGAATCGTAGCCGACGTTCGAAACGCCATCGGCGACTACCGGGTGTACCCACGAGAACCCTCGCCGAGCGATAACGCCCCAAGTGACCGGTACTGTGAGCTAATTCGCATGCGCGGAGAAGCGTTCATGTATCTGGTCGACAGATTCAATCCAGATTTCGGGTTTATCCAGTTCCAACAGACGGACACCGTCTTCCACGAGCGACCGGGTGACCTCGACTCAGTCCGTGATATCTACGCCGAGGTCGACCGACAACTCGAGGCGATTCTCGACGCATACCATCCCGAGAACGTACTCGTCATGAGCGACCACGGAATGGGCGAGTACACAGGGTACGAGTTCCGTGTCAACGAGTTCCTTCGCCGACATGGGTTCGTCAAAACCATGAACGGTGGCCAGGGGATGCCGACGTGGGCAACCGTTCGAGATTCGAAGCTCGTGGCCGGTATCGAAGCCGAAACCGTCGAGGAGAGTCTTCCAGCCAAAGCGATGCAGTTAGTCGCACGAACAGGCCTCACGAGTCAGCGTATCGGCGCTGTCCTCGGCCGCCTCGGTCTCGAAGAGTTCGTCACGAGTCGAATCAGTTCGGACATCATCAGTGCCGGTACTCAACAAGTGGACTTCAAGCGCTCGCTCGCATACATGCGCTCGCGCACCGAACTCGGTGTCAGGATAAATCTCGTCGGGCGGGAGCCTCACGGCGTCGTCGCCCCGTCTGAATACGAGTCGATTCGCGAGGAGATTATCGACCTGTTACGAAACGCGACTGACCCTGACGGCAATCCTGTCTTCGACGAGGTGTCGCCGCGTGAGATGCACTTCTACGGACCCAGAGAGGAGGATGCGGTCGATATCGTGCTCATCCCACGCGACTTCGACCAGTTCCTCTCTGCGATGCTCGCCGAGGACGTGTTCGGAGAGCCAACTGAGCCGTGGAACCACAAACTGTTCGGCATCGTTGCAGCGATCGGGGCCGATATCGACACGGATGCGTCACTCGATGGCGCACATCTCTTCGACATCGCACCGACGGTTCTCGCGACGTTCGGTGTCGAAGCAGACGAACAAATGGACGGGAGCGTACTCCCAATCGTCGATGCAGTCGGAACGAGGTCGTATCCAGCGTTCGACCCGGCCGAAGTCAGTACGACGACAGACAGTCAAGTCGAAGAACGACTCGCCAATCTCGGCTACCTCGAGTAA